A segment of the Geoglobus ahangari genome:
GTTTGTCCGAGCTCATCCCGGTCTCGAGGTAGATGAAGTTGGCCTCTGACGGGTAAGGCCTTGCGAGCTTTTCGAGCTCCCTGTAAAGCCTCTCCCTCTCCTCAACAATCCTCCCCACAGCCTCCCTCATCCACTCCAAGTCCTGAAGGGCAGCGATTCCAGCCCTTATTGCAGGAGTTGAGACGGGGAAGGGGGTGTTGAACTTCATGAACTCCTTCCTGACATCCGGGTGCATCACCCCGTAACCAAGCCTGATGTTGGCAAGGCCAAACGCCTTTGAGAACGTCCTGCCGACTATCACGTTCTCGTACTCTGCAAGGCGGATCAATTGCCTCTCTGTGAACTCCGCATAGGCCTCGTCGATGAAAACATAGCCCTTAACACTCTCCACCACATGCCTCACAAACTCAGGATCCTCCACATTCCCAGTGGGGTTGTTGGGTGAGCAGATGATCGTCAGCTTTGCCCCGTCATCAAAATCCCTCATCTCCCAGCCCTCACCCCTCCCAACCTTCACCTCTTTCGCCCTGTAGATCTTGGAGAGGATCGAGTAGTAGGGGAAAGTGGGAACGGCGAAGCACACCCTGTCCCCGGGCTCGAGAAGCATCTTGAAGACGGTCTCGAGAACCCCATCCATTCCGGCAGAGACGGCAACCATGTCGCTCTCAAACCCGATGTAGTCCGAGATTGCCTCTCTCAGCTCTTCCGGATCAGAGGGGGGGTAAACGTTCGGGGAAAACTCACTCCTGAGAGCCTCCAGAACCCTCGGAGAACAGCCGTACGGGTTCTCGTTGGAGGTGAGCTTCACCACCCTTTCGAGCCCGTACTTCCTCTTTATCTCCTCAACGCTCTTCCCCGGAACGTATTCCGGGATTCTGTCTGCGTCACTCCTCATCCTTCTTTATGACAAGTTCCAACTCCTTCCAGTCCTCCGGCACGCCCTTCAGAGTTGAGATCAGGGCGGAGATGACCTTCAGAAACACGTCGCTGACGTACCTGTTCAGCGGAATCTTCTTCCCATCTATTTTCAGCTCAATCACGACATCACCCCCTGTAATAAGGCTCTCTGAGCATTACAGCCTTCTTTATGGCGTTTATTAAGCTTTCCCCCCTCAGCCCGCGGATGTCTATGAGGTTGTCGTTCCTCATCAGACACGGCTTTATCTTCCCATCCGCTGTCACCCTGATCCTATTGCATGCGGAGCAGAACTCCGAGTTGTCCACGGGCTTCACCAGCTCAACCGCATAGTCCTCGAAGACGTACTGTTTCCTCCTCTGCATGCTCCTGACCCTGACCTCCTTGGCGTTCTCCTCGAACTTCCTCGCGAGCTCGTAAACGTCGAAGTGTCCCTCTCCATTGTAGTTCAGGCTCACGAGCTCTATGAGCTGGAGTATCACCTTTCCATTGAACTTCCTAACGAACTCCACCATCCTGTCCACTTCTTCCAGATTGAAGCCCGAGATGAGCACCATGTTGATCTTAACGGGAGTTAGGCCAGCATTGACGGCCTCGTGAATCCCGTCTATAACCCTCTCAATTCTCCCCCCTCTCGTCATTATCCTGTACTTCTCCTCGTCAAGCGTGTCGAGGCTGACGTTCACCCTGTCGAGACCTGCTTCGCTCAGCTCGTGAGCGTATCTGGGCAGCAGGGCGCCGTTCGTTGTCATTGACACCTCATCGAACTCCGGCAGCTTCTCAACTATCTCAACTATGTCCTTCCTGATGAGCGGCTCTCCGCCAGTGATCTTCACCTTCCTTATGCCGAGGCTCTTGAAAGCTCCGGCAATTTCGGAGATCTCGTCGGGCGTGAGCTCCTTGTCAGATGAGTAGCCCTCCTGATGACAGTAAAAGCAGTTCAGATTGCACCTCGAGGTAACGGAGATCCTGAGGTTGGTCACTCTCCTTCCGAAAGCATCAACGAGCATAACTCCTCAGCCCTCTTGAGGTCTTCGGCCGTGTTTATGTTGAAGAATGAGATCAGGTTTTTATCAATTTTCCTGAGGCACTCGACATCGTAGAGAAAGACCCTCTCCGCTCTGAAGACCGGGGCGAGGATCTTTCTCTCGTTCCTTTCGAAGCTTTTCTCTATCTCGGGCATCAATTCTGGAGAGTAAACGGATGCGAGGGGTTCAAACCTCCCGTCCCTCCAGTAGGGCATGAGGACGGACGCATTTATTTTTTCAGAGCTGCGAAAGAGCTCTCCCACAACCTCCTCCCTCAGAAAGGGCATGTCGGTCGCAACAACCGCAACCCTGTCACCGAAGAACTCCAGCGCTGAGTATATCCCGGCGAGGGGGCCGAAGTTCTCCACCCTGTCTACCACGCACTCGACACCCTCAAAAAGCCCCTTCTGCTCCTGATCCCTGCACACGACCACCACATTCCATGAGGAGAACTCCTCGGTGAGGATGTCAATCACCTTCCTCCCGCACAGCCTGAGCTGGGACTTTTCGATCCCTCCAAGCCTCCTGCCCCTCCCTCCAACCAGAATTGCAAGGTTCACAGGAAGAGTGGATTAGCTATTTAAATAAATTGATGGGCTTAGTGCTATGGACATCATCGATGAGCTCAGGATCTACAGGGAGAGGGATATCCCCTACTCCAGAGTTCTGAGTTCCATGTGCACCACTCCCCACCCAGTCGCGCTCGAGGCTCACAGAATGTTCGTGGAGACGAATCTGGGCGACCCCGGGATATTCGTGGGAACGACCGAGCTTGAAAGGAAGGTAATCGAGATGCTTGGAAGCCTGCTCAACCACCCGAAGGCGGCAGGCTACATCTCCTCAGGTGGCACCGAGGCCAACATTCAGGGAATAAGGGCCGCGAGGAACCTGAAGAGGGTAAAGAACCCGAACATTGTGATTCCCAAGTCAGCACACTTCTCATTCGAGAAGATCGGCGACATCCTTGGCGTGGAGATAAGGAGGGCAGCGCTGGACGAGAGCTACAGGGTGGACACCGCAGAGGTCGAGAGGATGGTGGATGAGAACACGGTGGCGATAGTGGGCATAGCCGGCACAACTGAGCTCGGGCAGGTTGACGACATAGAGGAGCTGGGGAGGATCGCGAGGGACATGAACGTGTTCCTGCATGTAGATGCGGCATTCGGCGGACTTGTCCTCCCGTTCATGGACGAAAGAATCCCCTTCGATTTTGGTGTCGAGGGCGTGAGCTCGATAACGGTCGACCCCCACAAGATGGGCATGGCCACCATCCCTGCTGGCGGGATACTGTTCAGGGGCGAGGAGTTCCTCAGAGCTCTTGAGGTCGAGACCCCCTACCTGACCTCAAAGTACCAGTACACCCTCACGGGCACGAGGCCCGGGACGGGGGTGGCGTCAACATACGCGGTTCTGAAGCATCTGGGATTTGAGGGAATGAAGGAGATCGTTGAGAGGTGTCTGAGGAACACGAGAATTCTTGTGGAGGAGATGGAGGGCATCGGCTTCGAGCCAGTAATCAGACCGATCATGAACGTCGTCTCGTTCCACGCGGAGAATGCGGAGAAGATAAAGGACGAGCTCTACAGGAGGAGGTGGGTGATCTCGACTATAAGGGTGCCCAAGGCCGTCAGGATGGTCATAATGCCCCACGTGACAGAGGAGATAATCAAGGAGTTCATATCGGAGCTCAGGCAGGTCGTGAGGGTTGTTTAGGGAAGGCTTAAATTTGTCTGAAGAGACTTCGAGAGATGATAGTGGGAGTGTCGGGAAGCCCGAGGAAGGGAGCAACACACCACGTTCTCTCACTCGCGCTGAAAATGCTTGAGGAGCGCGGGTTTGAAATCGCAATCTTCTCAGCCCACGATAGTAGGATAGAGCTCTGCAGGCACTGCGACTTCTGCAGAAAATCGAAGAGGTGCGTGCATGAGGACGACATGATAAAGCTCTACGAGCTGCTCGAGGCTTCGAAGGGCGTGATCCTCGCCACCCCAGTTCACAACGGTGGTGTGTCTGCTCACATGAAGGCGATGCTTGAAAGAACGAGGGCGCTGCTGTTCAGAAACCCTGAGGCACTCGCGGGAAAGCCGGGAATGGGGATTGCCGTTGGTGGAGACAGGAACGGAGGTCAGGATCTGGCTCTGCTCGAGATAAACGCGTTCTTCACAATGAACCGCATGATTCCTGTGAGTGGCGGGAGCTTTGGAGCAAATCTTGGAGCGGCGTTCTGGAGCAGAGACACCCTTGAGGGTGTGAGGAATGACGGGGAGGGAATGAGGAGCCTCGAAATGACGGTGAAGAGGTTCGCGGAATGGGTTGAGAAATCAGAAAGGATCAGAAAATCATTCTGAGAAAGCGCCTTGTCCTCTCCTCCTTCGGGTTTGAGAAAATCTCCTCCGGAGTCCCCTCCTCCACTATTACCCCGTGATCCATGAAGATGACCCTGTCTCCGACCTCCCTCGCGAAGCCCATCTCGTGCGTCACGACCAGCATCGTCATGCCCTCCCTCGCGAGCCCCCTCATGACCTCGAGCACCTCCTTCACGAGCTCAGGATCGAGAGCTGAGGTGACCTCGTCGAACAGCATCACCTCTGGATTCATGGCCAGAGCCCTTGCTATCGCAACTCTCTGCTGCTGTCCTCCAGAGAGCTGGTGGGGATAGTAGTTGGCCTTGTCCTTCAACCCAACCTTCTCCAGAAGCTTCATGCCGATCCTGTAAGCCTCCTCCCTATCCATCCCCTTGACCTTTATCGGCGCGAGGGTCACGTTCTCTATGGCGGTGAGGTGTGGAAAGAGGTTGAACTGCTGAAAGACCATCCCTATCCTCTGCCGTATCCTGTTTATGTCCACCCTATCAGAGGTGATCTCCTCGTCATCCAGAAAGATTCTGCCGGATGTTGGCTCCTCGAGCCTGTTTATGCACCTCAGCAGGGTGCTCTTCCCGCTGCCAGACGGGCCGATTATGACCACGACCTCCCCCTTCTCCACCTCGAGGTTCACGCCCTTGAGCACATGCAGGTCGCCAAACTTCTTGTGGAGGTTCTCAACTCTTAACAGCATACTTACCAATCCTCCTCTGGTAGTAGTTGACCAGCCTGCTCAGCGGGATTGTCATCATCAGGTAGAACAGTGCCACGCCGATGAAGGGAGTCCATGCGTTGAATGTGGCCGAGACTATCTGCCTGCCAACCCTCGTGAGCTCGACTATTGAGATCACCGACAGCAGCGAGGAGTCCTTCAGCAGGGCTATGAACTCGTTGCCCAAGGCGGGCATTATGTTCCTGAACGCCTGCGGGAAGATCACGTACCTCATGGCCTGAAGGTAGGTCATTCCAAGGGATCTCGCTGCCTCCATCTGGCCGTGGGGCACTGACTCTATCCCCGCTCTAACAATTTCGGCGATGTAAGCTCCGCTGTTTATGCTGAGAGCGATTATGCCCGCAGGCTCGGGGGAGAGGTTCACCCCGATGGCCGGAAGGCCGAAGTAGACGATTAGGATCTGGACGAGGAGAGGAGTTCCTCTTATGACCTCCACGTAAAACGTTGAGAGGTAGTGGAAAACGGGATTGTGGGATACTCTGGCCAAACCGGCAATGGAGCCAATTATCAGGCCGAAGAACGTTGAGATCGTGGTGAGCTTGAGGGTCATGAATGCCCCGAAGGCAAGGTCGGGAAGGATGTTTATGAACAGCTCGGGATCGAACTGGTTTATCCCTACCATGGGCACAAAAAAATTGGGAGATTTTAAACCTTACCCTTTTACTCCCCGAACCACTTCTTGTAGATCTTGTCGTAGGTTCCGTCCTCCTTCATCTCCTTCAGGGCCTTGTTTATGGCCTCGAGGAGTGCTGGATTGTCCTTGTTCACGGCAATTCCGTAGTACTCGGGCTCGAAGGTCTTGTCCTCGATCACCTCGAAGACATCAGGGTTGTTCTTTTGGGCAAGATATGCAACGAAGTTGTCAATTATCGCCGCGTCTATGTCTCCCTTCTCGATTGCCATCAGTGCTGAGGGGGTGTCCTCGTACTTGATCAGCTCGAACTCTATGCCGTTCTCGATGAGCTTCTGGGCTGCAAAGTCTCCCGTCGTGCCGAGCTGCACTCCAACCTTCTTGCCTGCCAGATCCTCCACGCCCTTAATTCCCGAGCCCTTCTTGGCGAGGATGACCTGCTTGGCCTCGAAGTAGGGGTCGCTGAACGAGACCTGCTTCGCCCTCTCCTCGGTTATCGTCATGGCTGAGATTATCACGTCGTACTTGTGGGCCAGCAGACCCGGAATTATTCCATCCCATGCGGTGTTCACAACCTCAAGCTCCAAACCGAGCCTCTTCGCAAGCTCCTTAGCAAGGTCTATGTCGAAGCCCTCGTACTCACCCGTCGTCTGGTTGGTGTACTCAAACGGGGGATACGCAACGTCGCTGCCCACAGTCAGCTTTCCGGGGTTTACAAGCTTCAGCTCGACCTTCTGTTCGGCCGCTTTTTCAGGCGTGGGCGTTGGTGTTGCGGCCTTCTCCTCCTGCTGCGCGCATCCGGCGAGCATCACTCCAAGAATCAGCAATACAATAAGCACCTTCCTCAAGCTACCACCCGTGAGAGCCTTGCGCCAAAAGTTTATAATTTTTCCTGAAAGATCTCACAGACTGCAAGGTGCAGAAAGAATAGCTATTTAAAGACTCGATGCCAAAGGTTCCAGCATGACAAGGAAGGTTCTCGTCTGTCCGGTCTGCAAGTCAACCGACGTCGAGCTTGACACCGGGGGCGTTTCCGGGAAGTACTACTGCAAGAGCTGCGGGTACATAGGCAGCTACGTTCTCGAGATGACGGAGGGAGAGTACGAGGAGATGCTGAAGATGGAGGAGGTCGAGAAGAGGCACGATGAAAAAGAATGAGAAACTTCTCAAAAATTATATACCCATCCAGCCAAGGCAGAGCATGGGCGCAGTGATCCACAACGGCAAGAGAGCAGTGGTGTGCTTCCCCGCCGAGTCCGTTGAATCGAAGGAGATCAACCTCCTGATGAAGAACTGCGACAGGATAATTCTCGCAATGCCCTGGAAGGAGATCGTCTCCCTCAACCTTAACAGGTTCAGGTTCTACAACGGGAGGTACATCCCGATAGACTTCTCAGAGAACGGAAGCGCCGGAAAGAAGGCGGAGTTCATAAGGAGGCTCGTCAGAAAGGAGGTCAAAAGCGGAGAGGTCGTTTACCCCGGCAACATCTTCGTCGAGGAGGCGAAGGAGGGTGGTGTGCTCGAGAGGCCGTTTTTTGGAGAGGCTGCGATGGACTTTGCCAAGCTCAGCAACCACGAGCGCTTCGCAGTCTACGGCTTTCTGATGAACGAGAATGGTGAGTACGCTGACATAGAGTTCGCCGAGAGATTCGCCAAGGAGAACGGACTCGCGTTCCTCTCAATTCAGGAGATCATCTCAAGAAGGCTGAAGGAGGAGAAGCTCGTAAGGAGGGTTGTTGAGGCGACGCTGCCGACAAAGTTCTACGGCACCTTCAGGGCTGTTGGCTATGAAACGCCTCTTGGAGAGATAGTCGCGCTTGTGAGAGGAGAGGATCTGCATGACGTGCCGGTGAGAATCCACTCGGAGTGTTTAACGGGGGACATATTCCACTCCCTCAGGTGCGACTGCGGAGAGCAGCTGGAGAAGGCGCTGAAGAAGATAGACCGCGAGAACAAGGGCGTGCTGATCTACATGCGCGGTCACGAGGGGAGAGGAATAGGGCTGCTGAACAAGCTGATGGCCTACAGGCTGCAGGAGGAGGGCAAGGACACTGTGGAGGCGAACCTCGAACTCGGATTCCCGTCAGACATGAGGAGCTACGGCATAGCCGCGCAGATCCTGCTCGACCTCGGGGTCAGAAGGGTGAGGCTGATGACCAACAACCCAGAGAAGATAGAAGAGCTCAGAGCGTACGGCTTCGAGGTCGTGAGGGAGCCGATAGAGGTCGAGCCGAGCAGGGAGAACTTCATCTACCTGAAAACCAAGAAGGAGAAGATGGGGCACATGATATGCATAAACGACTGATCAGAACTCCTCCTCCCATGTCAGAATCGTGTGGGTGTACGTGCCTTCCTCCTCCCTTATTCCCCTCTTGACCTCAGAAACGTGGGCGTGCTTCGCCCCTATTTTCTCCAGAATGTAGTCCACGGCCTTCTCGGGGTCTGAGTCCCCGCAAGTGTAAACGTCGAGGGCTGCGTAGCCAAACTCGGGCCACGTGTGTATCGAGATGTGGGACTCTGCTACGATCACGGCGCCAGAAACGCCAGCAGGCATGAACTTGAAGAAGTACGAGGCCTTCACGGTCATCTTCGCATGCCTTGCAGCGTCCTTGAAAATCCTCTCAATCTTCTTAGGATCCGAAATCACGTCTGCATCGCAGCCTGAAGCCTCGACTATTATGTGTATTCCCTCAGTTTCGACCACGGGAACCATCGCTCAGAATACGTCGCAGGAATTTTAAACTTATCCCCGATCTGATGGTCAGAGCATCAACCCGAACTGTCCTGTCTTCCCCGTTCCTTCCACTCCAGATAGCTGCAGTAGGGGCAGAACGTCCAGGACTTCCCCTTGGAGGGTCTGATCCTCAGGATGCTCATCCCGTGCTTGTCGCACTTCTTGGCAGTCACCTCAAGCCTGCCCTTCTGGGGCAGGGGCAGGGTGAACCTGCACTCCGGGTAGCCCGTGCACCCGATGAACCTCCCCTTGGCCTTCCTGATCTCCAGCTCCTTGCCGCATTCTGGGCACATGCCTACAACCCTGTCCCTCTTTATCCCCTCTCTTATGACCTTTCCGAGCTCCTCTGCATCCACCTTCTCAAGGACGTTCTCGAGGAACCTCGCGCTCTCCTCAACGACCTCCTTCTGATCGAGCCTGCCCTCCTCGATCCTGTCCATGTCCTGCTCGAGCTTTGCGGTCATGTCCGGCAGGGTTATCACCTCAGCCTCCTTCTTCAGCGCGTCGATTACAGCGAACGCTATTTCGGTGGGAGTTATCGGGTTGCCTCTCACATACCCCCTCGTGTAGAGCTTCTTCAGGATCTCGTGCCTCGTTGACTTCGTGCCGAGGTTGTGCTTCTCCATCAGCTTGATTATCGAGCTCATCGTGTACCTTCCGGGCGGCTTGGTCTTCTTCTCGTGTAGTTTCTTGGAGAGAACCTGAAGCACTTGCCCAACCTCAAGCTTGGGGAGATGGGTCTCCTCGGTCTTCACGTACGTGTAGACCTCCCTCCAGCCCATCCTGACGATCTGTCTGCCTGAAGCCTTGAAGACCTCCCCGTTAGCGTCAATCTCAACCTGCCTGACTGCCCAGATTGCTTCGGGAGAGAGCGTGGCGAGGAACCTCCTGACCACAAGCTCGTAGATCCTCCACTCGTCCTTGGAGAGATCGTTCCTGCTGGCAACTGCGACGGGGTGGATCGGAGGGTGGTCTTTGGTCTCCCTCTTCCCCCTCGAGGGCTTCATGTGGCTCAGGGCTATCTCCGCCTCCTTCCTGAACTCGGAGTTCAGGAACTGCTTGACTATGGCCTTGAGGTTGAGGGATTTGGGGTAGACGGTGTTGTCGGTTCTGGGGTAGGAGATGTAACCGTTCATGTACAGGTTCTCGGCGATGCTCATCGCTCTGTCAGGAGGCATGAACTTCCCCGCCTCTCTGAGAAACTCGGTGGTGTTGAACGGTATCGGCCTCCCCTCCACGACCTCCTTCTCAACGAACTTCCTGACTGTCGCCTCCCTGCCGATCCTCGCAAACGCTTTTTCGGCCTCCTCCTTCTTCAGGAACCTCTTGACGTGCTTTGCCTCAAACTTCTCGGAGTTCTTGAAGACGGCAGTTATTTCCCAGTATGGGGTTGGAACGAACTCCCTGATCTCCTTCTCCCTCTCCACGATGAATCTGAGAGTGGGAGACTGAACCCTCCCGACGCTCAGGAAGTCCTTCCCCATCCTGCCTGAGGAGAGCGAGATGAGCCTCGTCAGAACAGCACCCCACATCAAATCGACAATCTGCCTCGTCTCAGCAGCCTTCGCGAGG
Coding sequences within it:
- the hisC gene encoding histidinol-phosphate transaminase; this encodes MRSDADRIPEYVPGKSVEEIKRKYGLERVVKLTSNENPYGCSPRVLEALRSEFSPNVYPPSDPEELREAISDYIGFESDMVAVSAGMDGVLETVFKMLLEPGDRVCFAVPTFPYYSILSKIYRAKEVKVGRGEGWEMRDFDDGAKLTIICSPNNPTGNVEDPEFVRHVVESVKGYVFIDEAYAEFTERQLIRLAEYENVIVGRTFSKAFGLANIRLGYGVMHPDVRKEFMKFNTPFPVSTPAIRAGIAALQDLEWMREAVGRIVEERERLYRELEKLARPYPSEANFIYLETGMSSDKLVSELERRGVIVRNLSGFEGAGKNAVRVSIGRREENDIFLSALEEVLCSR
- the moaA gene encoding GTP 3',8-cyclase MoaA, coding for MLVDAFGRRVTNLRISVTSRCNLNCFYCHQEGYSSDKELTPDEISEIAGAFKSLGIRKVKITGGEPLIRKDIVEIVEKLPEFDEVSMTTNGALLPRYAHELSEAGLDRVNVSLDTLDEEKYRIMTRGGRIERVIDGIHEAVNAGLTPVKINMVLISGFNLEEVDRMVEFVRKFNGKVILQLIELVSLNYNGEGHFDVYELARKFEENAKEVRVRSMQRRKQYVFEDYAVELVKPVDNSEFCSACNRIRVTADGKIKPCLMRNDNLIDIRGLRGESLINAIKKAVMLREPYYRG
- the mobA gene encoding molybdenum cofactor guanylyltransferase; translation: MNLAILVGGRGRRLGGIEKSQLRLCGRKVIDILTEEFSSWNVVVVCRDQEQKGLFEGVECVVDRVENFGPLAGIYSALEFFGDRVAVVATDMPFLREEVVGELFRSSEKINASVLMPYWRDGRFEPLASVYSPELMPEIEKSFERNERKILAPVFRAERVFLYDVECLRKIDKNLISFFNINTAEDLKRAEELCSLMLSEGE
- the mfnA gene encoding tyrosine decarboxylase MfnA; this translates as MDIIDELRIYRERDIPYSRVLSSMCTTPHPVALEAHRMFVETNLGDPGIFVGTTELERKVIEMLGSLLNHPKAAGYISSGGTEANIQGIRAARNLKRVKNPNIVIPKSAHFSFEKIGDILGVEIRRAALDESYRVDTAEVERMVDENTVAIVGIAGTTELGQVDDIEELGRIARDMNVFLHVDAAFGGLVLPFMDERIPFDFGVEGVSSITVDPHKMGMATIPAGGILFRGEEFLRALEVETPYLTSKYQYTLTGTRPGTGVASTYAVLKHLGFEGMKEIVERCLRNTRILVEEMEGIGFEPVIRPIMNVVSFHAENAEKIKDELYRRRWVISTIRVPKAVRMVIMPHVTEEIIKEFISELRQVVRVV
- a CDS encoding flavodoxin family protein, whose protein sequence is MIVGVSGSPRKGATHHVLSLALKMLEERGFEIAIFSAHDSRIELCRHCDFCRKSKRCVHEDDMIKLYELLEASKGVILATPVHNGGVSAHMKAMLERTRALLFRNPEALAGKPGMGIAVGGDRNGGQDLALLEINAFFTMNRMIPVSGGSFGANLGAAFWSRDTLEGVRNDGEGMRSLEMTVKRFAEWVEKSERIRKSF
- a CDS encoding amino acid ABC transporter ATP-binding protein — translated: MLLRVENLHKKFGDLHVLKGVNLEVEKGEVVVIIGPSGSGKSTLLRCINRLEEPTSGRIFLDDEEITSDRVDINRIRQRIGMVFQQFNLFPHLTAIENVTLAPIKVKGMDREEAYRIGMKLLEKVGLKDKANYYPHQLSGGQQQRVAIARALAMNPEVMLFDEVTSALDPELVKEVLEVMRGLAREGMTMLVVTHEMGFAREVGDRVIFMDHGVIVEEGTPEEIFSNPKEERTRRFLRMIF
- a CDS encoding amino acid ABC transporter permease, encoding MVGINQFDPELFINILPDLAFGAFMTLKLTTISTFFGLIIGSIAGLARVSHNPVFHYLSTFYVEVIRGTPLLVQILIVYFGLPAIGVNLSPEPAGIIALSINSGAYIAEIVRAGIESVPHGQMEAARSLGMTYLQAMRYVIFPQAFRNIMPALGNEFIALLKDSSLLSVISIVELTRVGRQIVSATFNAWTPFIGVALFYLMMTIPLSRLVNYYQRRIGKYAVKS
- a CDS encoding basic amino acid ABC transporter substrate-binding protein, which gives rise to MLIVLLILGVMLAGCAQQEEKAATPTPTPEKAAEQKVELKLVNPGKLTVGSDVAYPPFEYTNQTTGEYEGFDIDLAKELAKRLGLELEVVNTAWDGIIPGLLAHKYDVIISAMTITEERAKQVSFSDPYFEAKQVILAKKGSGIKGVEDLAGKKVGVQLGTTGDFAAQKLIENGIEFELIKYEDTPSALMAIEKGDIDAAIIDNFVAYLAQKNNPDVFEVIEDKTFEPEYYGIAVNKDNPALLEAINKALKEMKEDGTYDKIYKKWFGE
- the ribA gene encoding GTP cyclohydrolase II, which translates into the protein MGAVIHNGKRAVVCFPAESVESKEINLLMKNCDRIILAMPWKEIVSLNLNRFRFYNGRYIPIDFSENGSAGKKAEFIRRLVRKEVKSGEVVYPGNIFVEEAKEGGVLERPFFGEAAMDFAKLSNHERFAVYGFLMNENGEYADIEFAERFAKENGLAFLSIQEIISRRLKEEKLVRRVVEATLPTKFYGTFRAVGYETPLGEIVALVRGEDLHDVPVRIHSECLTGDIFHSLRCDCGEQLEKALKKIDRENKGVLIYMRGHEGRGIGLLNKLMAYRLQEEGKDTVEANLELGFPSDMRSYGIAAQILLDLGVRRVRLMTNNPEKIEELRAYGFEVVREPIEVEPSRENFIYLKTKKEKMGHMICIND
- the speD gene encoding adenosylmethionine decarboxylase, with the protein product MVPVVETEGIHIIVEASGCDADVISDPKKIERIFKDAARHAKMTVKASYFFKFMPAGVSGAVIVAESHISIHTWPEFGYAALDVYTCGDSDPEKAVDYILEKIGAKHAHVSEVKRGIREEEGTYTHTILTWEEEF
- a CDS encoding DNA topoisomerase I, giving the protein MWLIVTEKDNTARRIASILFGSVSTKKINGINVYYSKDGDSAVVGLKGHIVELDYPKEYNNWSKVPLKSLLRARLVKRVKERRIAQTLEKLAKEADRVTIATDYDREGELIGFEALEIIRRVNPKVRVDRAKYSAITPSEIRNAFKNRTEVNYNLAKAAETRQIVDLMWGAVLTRLISLSSGRMGKDFLSVGRVQSPTLRFIVEREKEIREFVPTPYWEITAVFKNSEKFEAKHVKRFLKKEEAEKAFARIGREATVRKFVEKEVVEGRPIPFNTTEFLREAGKFMPPDRAMSIAENLYMNGYISYPRTDNTVYPKSLNLKAIVKQFLNSEFRKEAEIALSHMKPSRGKRETKDHPPIHPVAVASRNDLSKDEWRIYELVVRRFLATLSPEAIWAVRQVEIDANGEVFKASGRQIVRMGWREVYTYVKTEETHLPKLEVGQVLQVLSKKLHEKKTKPPGRYTMSSIIKLMEKHNLGTKSTRHEILKKLYTRGYVRGNPITPTEIAFAVIDALKKEAEVITLPDMTAKLEQDMDRIEEGRLDQKEVVEESARFLENVLEKVDAEELGKVIREGIKRDRVVGMCPECGKELEIRKAKGRFIGCTGYPECRFTLPLPQKGRLEVTAKKCDKHGMSILRIRPSKGKSWTFCPYCSYLEWKERGRQDSSG